From the Candidatus Neptunochlamydia vexilliferae genome, the window GAACCCTAGATTCATCTCACTGTAGAGATGGTCTCTTCTCTTTGAGAGACAACTTGTTGTGACAGCTTCTTGTCACAATGCGAAAAGGTGAACAAGGCCAATCTTTTTCTGATGGGTTTACAAAAAGGGGGCGATCCGATTTAGTGAGGGTAAGGGCCCGTCAAGAAATAAATGTTACAAGTTGACTCAGCGAGACGCAGCAAAATTAAGCTGAATGAGGAGCATCATTCCCAATAGGGAAGGGCGAAGAAGCTTAGTTTGGCAAAGTCGCAGCCAGTCAACTTGTGGCATTTATTTCTTGATGGACCCTAAAGGTAGGTGAGCGTGGATAAAGCGGTATGGTACTACATGTTGGGGGAGGAGAAGACGGGTCCGATCTCCCACGAGGAGTTGCAGGGGATGCTCGATCAGGGTGCGATCGAGCCGACTACGAAGGTGTGGACCGAGTCTTTAGGGGGTTGGCAGGCAATCTCTGATCTCGAACACTTTAATATGGCGACCCTCGATGAGACCCCAACGGTCACGGTCGAGAAGCAGGTCGAGTATGCCCGGGAGACCGATGAGGTAGGGGTGCGTCCTCACCCTTGGGTCCGTTTTTGGGCGCGGATGATCGACTATTCGTTATTCTTCTTGGTATTGGCCTTTTTGATCGGGGTTTTTGACATTGGTCTTGGGGCAGTGGGCTCCTTCTCGGGAATGGTGGCGCTCTTTTTGTGGACCTTCATCGAGGCGTTTTTTCTAAGCACTGTGGGTGCGACCCCCGGAAAATGGACGCTTAAGGTGACCGTGCGTGATGACAACCATCACAGGCTCTCTTTTTCAGAGGCGCTGAACCGGAGCTTTTCGGTCTGGTGGCTCGGAATGGGGACAGGGCTTCCCATTATTTCGCTTGTGACGATGATTGTAGCGGCGGTCAAGCTCAATAATACCGGAAAAACCACTTGGGATCGGAGGAGGGATGTCCGGGTTTTCCATGGAGACATCGGGATCGTTCGGACCTTAGTTGTCATCCTTTACTTTTTGTGTTATGCTTGGGCTATATCTTGGGGACAAATGCAAATGATGAATGTGCCACAATAATGACTGAAAAAAAAACACTTGGAGAAAACCAGTACCTCTACCAATTAAAGGTGCTGGAAGATAACTACACCTATGTCATCAGCTGGGATCAAAATGCCCTCGTGGTCGATCCTGGAGAGGGAGAACCCATTCTAAAACTCCTCGAGGAGGAGAACCTCACCCTCAAGAACATTTTGATCACCCACTACCATGACGATCACACCGGTGGCGTCGAGCTCTTAAAGAAAAAGACCGAGTGTCGTGTGATCGGCCCTGAAGATGAGCGGATCCCCGACCTCGACCAGTCGGTTGACGATGGGGAAGAGCTTCTTTTTGGTCCTTTTTCGATCGAGGTTTTTTCTACTCCAGGACACACCAAACCCCATCTCATCTATTTCTTCCGTGATCTTCACCTCCTGTTTACGGGCGATCTCCTCTTTACCGGGGGATGTGGCCGCCTCTTCGAGGGCACCCTCGAAGAGATGTGGAACTCCCTGGAAAAGGTCCTTGCTCTTCCCGATGATACGGCGATCTACTGTGGCCATGAGTATACCGTGGCTAACCTGGAGTTTGCGGCGACGGTGGAACCTGACAATGCCGCTCTTCAAAAAAGACTCGAAGAGGCGAAGAAAAAAGATGTTTCTGTTCCCTCCACCCTTGCCGAGGAAAAAGCAACCAACCCGTTCCTCCGCGTTCAGGAGGAAAGTCTCCAAAAAGGGGTAAATATGGTGGGGCAAGAGCCTGCTGCAGTCTTTGCGCACATCCGCGCGCTTAAAGACAATTTTTCACACTAAATGTTGGACAAATTTAAAGTTCAACTTTAGATCTGTCAATATTTAGTAAAGCCATTGTGGGCGCGGTGCCAGTTATACTGGACAGGGCGTCCTGTTTCAGGGTCGTGGCGGACCTGGATGGAGATATAGGGGTAGGGATGGCGATTATCGAGGTCCCGCCCTTCGGAGGCGAGATAGAGGGAGATCCCCACTTCTTTGTTGTACCAGGAGAGGGTCGATGTGGGAGCAAGGTGGGACGAGCGGCGCAGCGGCTCGGGGTAGTAGGAAAGAAGGAGATCGATTACCTCTTGGGGCCGATCCTCTAGCCCTTCAACATAGAAATCGACCTCGGCGCCGATGAGGTGTTTGGAGATCCGCGCTCCCTTAGAGGGATCGGCATAGAGATTATGGACAGGACACCGGTGGCCACAGGTGATGACCACCCGTCGGTCGAGCTTTGCTTGGATGTGGTTCAGGAGATCGATCAAGATGGGGTAGATGAACTCCTTTCCATCACGGAGCGGGAGAGAGTGGCGCTCGATGCCGCCGCAGTCGCGGTGGTAGACCATCTGCGAACCTCTAAAGATCTGAATGGGAGCATTCTCAATCTCTCCTCGACAGCGGAAAAACTCTTTGGTGATCCGAAGCTGGGAACCAACCCACCGCTTTTCCCAAGGGTAGGGCTCTTTTTTTTTCGGGGTGAGGGGAGAAAGGGCAAAGAACGTTTCATCAGATTGACGTTGAATGGGTGCGATCGTGAGGTTTTGCTCCCGAACCCGCTTTTCCTCCGACTGTTCTAAGCCGGAGCAGCCCATCAAACCGCTGAGAATAAGGAGCAAAAATAACCGGATGATCTTCATAGATTTCAGTATAGATGAGATTGCAAAAAAAATTCGAGCAAGATATGGCTAGGTTAGAAAGAGGTGGGGATGAAGAAGGTACTCATTATAGAGAAAGAGCTCTCGTCGCGGGAGCTTCTCATGGGGCTTCTAAAGGGAAAAGAGCTTCAGTTGTTTACCGTCGAAGACGGGACAGGTGCTTTAGAGCTTCTTAAAAAACGGTCCTTTGATCTCATTCTCAGCGATTTAAAAGGGATTAAAACCCTTGATCGTTCCAATCGTCGTCCTTTAAGTACCCCTCTTGTTCACCTCAGCGACTTGAATGACCCTCCTCTAAAGGGAATCGATCACATTTTGGAAAAACCCCTGACCATCCAAGCGGTGTCTACCTTACTGCTTAAGCTTTTAGCAGGGGCAAAACGGAAAAAAGCTGTCATTGCGGAAAGCCTCGCCATGAAAAAGATCTTAGCTCAAGTGGCTAAGATTGCGAAAAGTCACTCCAATGTCTTCATCAGTGGAGAGTCAGGAACGGGTAAAGAGGTGATAGCCAGTTTGATTCATGACCAGTCTCCCCGCATGGACCATCCTTTTATCCGGGTCAATTGCGCCGCCCTTCCCGATACCTTGATCGAATCAGAATTCTTCGGTCATGAAAAGGGAGCCTTCACCGGCGCTCTCCAAAAGAGAATTGGCCGCTTTGAGCGGGCTGACAAGGGGACTCTTCTCCTCGATGAGATCTCAGAGATCCCCACCTCTTTGCAAGCCAAGCTCCTCCGCGTCGTTCAGGAGCAAGAGTTTGAGCGAGTGGGGGGAACTGAGGCAATTCATGTCGATGTCCGTCTCGTCTCCACCTCCAATCGGAACATGAAGGAGGCGATTGGGGAAAAGACCTTCCGCGCCGATCTCTACTACCGCCTCAACGTCATCCCCATCTTCCTCCCTCCCTTGCGAGAAAGAAAAGAAGATATCGTTCCCCTTGCCAAATACTTCCTTGCTGAGGTGTGCGAAAGAAACCAAATCCCCCTCAAGACTTTATCTCCTGCAGCTGAAGAAAAGCTCCTTGCCTACGCATGGCCAGGGAATATCCGCGAACTCCGCAATGTGATTGAGCATGGGGTGGTGATGGACTACTCAGAAACCCTTGAAGATGAGCATCTCCTCATCGATCAGAAAGAGGTCTCTGATGAGATCTCCTGTGTCACTCTCAAAGAGCTTGAGAAGGAACATATCTTAAAAATCCTCGAGCAATATGGGGGGAACCGCACCCAAGCAGCAAAGGTTCTTGGGATCAGCGTCCGAACTCTCCGTAACAAACTGAATGCCTATAATTTTTAGCGATTTATGCGTGACCAAAATAACGACCATGTTATTTTAGTCATGACCAAAGCAATATAGCCGTTATTTTGGTCAGGATTTAAAACTTGGTCTCTCCTAAAATTTCAAGAAAAGAAGAATAGTAATGTAAATCCGGATTTACATTACCCATTTGGGGGTGATCGGGAGGGCAGATGAGGACCGGAGTGATCCTAGCTCTCTCAAGAGCGCGGATGCCGCGGAGGGCATCTTCAAAACCGAGCATTTTTTCCGATTTCCCAAGAATTTCGATTGCCTTGAGGTAGGCGTCGGGGGCTGGTTTGGGCTCAGCATAATCTTCACGGGTGATCCAGTGGGGAATTATGTTGAGAATGGGGAGATTTTGGCGGATCATTTCGGTTTGTCTTCTGGTCGAGTTGGTGACGACAGCGTGGGGGATGTTTGCTTCTTGAACTTTTTCGAGGATGGTTTCTGCTCCGGGCATCATCTCCAGACTTCCCTTTTCCAAAAGCTTGGCATACTCTCCCTTTTTTTGTTCATACAGGGCATCCCACCCCTCTTTTTCAACAAGAGCGGGAGCGTGGGCAGCGATCATCAGACGAAGTCCTTCCGAACTTTTGTGGGCAACGGCCGCAAAAGAGGGAAAGTCCCACGGAAAGTCGACCCCATGACTTTCAAGCATCTTTTGGTAGGCCTGGAAGTGGAGATGCTCGGTGTTGACAAGCAGCCCATCAAAGTCAAAAAAGATCGGGGAGTAATCTAGTATCCAACTCATATGACCATTTAGAGTTCAGTTGTACGATTTTTTCGTACAGGTGAATAGGTTATTTGCCGATGACTGGACTCGAACCAGCACTATATTGCTATAAGCAGATTTTGAATCTACCGTGTCTACCAATTCCACCACATCGGCACAAAGGAAAGAGGATACCCCGGAGTACTATCTAATGTCAAATGAGATGATTTTCGATTTTTTTCAGTAATAATCCACTTTTGCGAGAAAAAGCCCTTTTGGGGGGGCTGTAGGGCCAGCAAGGCGGCGGTCTTTGCTGGCAAGAATTTTTTGAATGCCTTCGGGGGGACGGCGCCTTGTCGCAACCTCTAGGAGGGTGCCGACCGTATTGCGGACCATTTTGTAGAGAAAGCCACTTCCCTCAAACTCGAGCCGGAAACCTCCTTCTTCGGGGGCAAAGTCGAGGCGGTAGAGGGTTTTGACAGGATCTTTGGAGCCACACCCACTCCCTGCAAAGGCTGAAAAGTCATGGGTCCCTAACAAGAGGGGAAGCGCTTTTTTAAGGAGCGCTTCATCGAAGTTGTGGGGAAGGCGGGTTTTAAACCGGTAATTAAAGGGGTCAGGAGCGGAAGAAAAGTGGTAGTAGTAGACCTTTTTTTTCACGCTGAAGCGGGCATGAAAATCGTTTGAGACGGGGACTACGTTATGGACCCGAATATCGGGAGGGAGGAGAGCGTTAAGGTCAGGGGGAGGTGTTTCTAAGGAGAAGTGGGCCACCTGGCAAAGGGCGTGGACCCCTGCATCGGTTCGCCCTGAACCGGTCACGGGACATCCCAACACTTTTTCAAGGACCGCTTGGATAGTTATGCGGTTGGGCTGCACCTGCCATCCCCCATAGTTTGTCCCGTCGTAACTCAGGGTCATCTTATACTTCATAGGGCGCTCGCAAGTTCGAGATCGGTGGGGGTGGTGATTTTCATCTGAGCACTTCCCATCACCACTTTCACAGGATGGCCTACAAGCTCTGCTAAGGCGACATCGTCGGTAAAGGTTTTTCCATTTGCAGCATTGAGCCCTGCTTCTAAAACAGTGCGGGCAAGAAGTTGGGGGGTAGCCATTTCATACAAGGAGCTCCGCTCCAGGGTCTTTTCCACAAAGCCCTTTTGATCAACCTCTTTGACCGTGTTTTTAGCGGGGTAGCCCAAAGCAGCGGCACCGACAGCGGTTCCCTCTTCTAGAAGTTTGAGCACCTCTTCTTGAGTGACGAAGGGGCGGGCTCCATCGTGGGTGAGGATGATCTCACCGGTTGTTTTTGCGAGGCCGTTTTCCATCGAGTCTTGCCGCTCTTTTCCAGGAGAGGCAAAGAGGGTCCCTTCTGGAAAAAGTGGCTGGAACTGTTCAGGACAGACGACCACGATTTCATCAATGGCATCGATGGCTTTAAAGGTTTCAAAGCTGTGGAGGGCAATAGGTTTTCCCTTTAGGGGAAGAAAGACCTTTGGGATAGGGGTTCCCATCCGGGTGCCGCGCCCTCCTGCTAGGAGGATTAAAGAAACTGTTTTCATGGAAGAGATTATAGAATATCAAGGAATTTTCCGCACCCCCCCCTAGGGAGGCGCGGAAGAAGCGTTTACGAAAGGTGATTGTTCACCTTTTTGGTCATGTCAAACATGTTGATCGCTCTTTTGCCACCAAAAACCTTAGCAAGTTTTTCATCAGGAATGATATTTCGGCGGTTATCGGGGTCTTGTCTTTTGTGCTTTTTAATGTAAGCCCAAAGTTTTTTTGTCACTTCAGTGCGAGGAAGTGGCCCTTTATCCCCTAGAACTGCAGCGAGCTCTTCGCTGATTTTCATAGGCTTCATAAATTTAGAATTCGCTTGTTTTTTAGCCATCTGGTGTTCTCCTTTACAAAATTGATTCCCCCACCGGGGGAACTTTTACATCCATTTGTATCCTCCCTGGGGATTTATAGTCAAAAAAAAAAGGAGGATCAGAGAAATTCTTGCCATTTTTCTCGTAGAAATGGCAAGTTGAGGGTATGAATCTTACGATCTGTGACAACTCTTTAATCGAAAGGCGGCAAAAACTTTTTTCGATCTTAGAAGCCCTTCAGAAGGCGGAAACCCTTGAGGAAAAGATTTCAGCGCTTGGCGTTAAGAAGACCTTTCCTTGGGTAGAGACTTTAGAAGAAGAGTACCTTGTTAAAGCAGCATTTGTCTGCGGACAAGAGGAAAGGCTTGAAAGTCTGGAGTCGTTACGCGTTTTAGAGAGCTTTTATGGCATTCTTAAGTACCACTACTTAGTTCTCACCCTCCTCTCGACAGAAAAAGAAGAGGCGCTTATACCCAAACAAGTTCAAGAATTGGGAGCTTGCCAAAGCCGGCGCTTCAGATTTAGTTCCCTCGAAGCAGTCCCCTATCGAGGAGATAGGGGCGATGCAGAGGGAGTTAAAGATGGGGATGCTGGCGCAGGCAAAAACCAATTCTTGAACTTGTTTGGGTATACCTTGCGCCCCCCTGAGGGGATCGACATCCGTAAGGAGGACGAGGTGGTCAAAAAGGCCATTTTAGAGGGGATTAAGCGGCAAGGGGAGATGGCTGAGGTTTATCCTGTTGGGGGAGCTGCCGATCGTTTAGAGCTCAAAGATGAAAAAACAGAAGAAGGACTCCCCGCTGCTCGCCTGATCTTTTTAGGAAAACCCCTCCTTGAAGGAGTCATTGCCGACCTTCAAGCGCGGGAGTACCTTCACTACAAGTTCTTTGGAAAACAGGTGACCACCCCGATCGTCATGATGACCTCCCATGTCAATCGGAACCATGCCCACATCCGCGCCATCTGTGCCCAAAATAAGTGGTTTGGCCGCCCTGAAGAGAGCTTCCGTTTTGCGACTCAACCCTTGGTTCCCACCTTTACCAAACAGGGAAAGTGGTGTCTCCAAAGGCAAGGAAAACTCCTCTTAAAGCCAGGAGGGCATGGCGCCCTTTGGAAACTCCTCGATCAAGAGGGGGTTTTTGCATGGCTTAAGAAACTCGGCAAGAAAAAAATGCTCGTCCGTCAGATCAACAACCCGATGGCGGCGATCGACTATGGCCTCCTCGCCTTTTTAGGATTGGGCCATGCCCAAGATAAAGCGTTTGGCTTTGCCTCCTGTCCCCGCCTTGTCAACGCTCACGAAGGGATGAATGTGGTCAAGGTTCAAGGTGAAGAAGAGGTTTTGACCAACGTCGAATATTGCGACTTTGAAAAACGGGGGATCGAGGATAAACCTTTTGAGCCGGGAGGAAGCCACTCCCGCTTTCCCTCCAATACCAATATCCTCTTTGCTGACATCGAAAAAATAGAAGAGGTGGTCCGAAAAAATCCCAACCCCGGCCTTCTCGTGAACTTTCGCAAAGGGCACCACTACCATAGTCCCAACCATAAAGAGCCGATTGCCCGCCTGGAAACGACGATGCAAAACATCGCCGACCACTTCCCCGCATCTGAGTCCTACCTGACCTTTAACAAAAGGCGAAAAACGATCTCAACGACCAAGCGGAAGTCAACGGCCAAAGGGGCTCTTTTAGAAACCCCCGAAGGGTGTTACTACGACTACATGCTCAATGCCCATGAGCTTCTGGGGGCCTACTGCAACATGGAGCTTCCCTCCTTCCCCGATGGGACCACTTTTGCAAAAGAAGGGCCTCCCTTCCTCTTTAGCTACCATCCTGCTCTGGGCCCTCTCTACTCCATCATTGGCAAAAAAATCCGTGGGGGCACACTCGCCAACGGGAGCGAGCTTCAGCTCGAAATTGCCGATCTCAATATCGAAAACCTCACCCTTGAGGGGAGCCTCCTCATCGATGCAACGAACATCATGGGACATCAAGAAGAGGGGCTTCTCCGCTACTCCGACCAAACGGGGCAGTGCATCTTAAAAAATGTGACGGTGAAAAATGAGGGGATCGACTGGGAAGAAGAGGACCATCTCTTTTGGAAACATGAGGTGAAGAGACGCTCAGCGCTCAAGGTTGTTCTCCATGGCCACTCTCAATTCATCGCCGAAAATGTGACCCTAAGAGGGGACTTAACGCTCGATGTGCCTCATGGAATGAAGATGACAGCAAAAGAAGAAAAGGGGCGGGTGAGCTTTATCATGGAGCCGCTTGATGGAGTGAGTTAAGACCTCCTCTTTACCTTTAAGGGTTTTATTGCTATTCTACTGTAAATTCAGGAGACTACCCATGAACGAAGAGATCAAAAATAAACTAAAAGATATCGACAGCCGCCTCATTCATATGTGGAGGTATCTTTGACTTAGAGGTCAAAGAAAAAGAGGTTGCCTCTCTTGAGAAAAAGATGGAAGAGGGGAACTTTTGGTCTGATAATGAGGCTGCCCAGAAGGTGATTGCCAAATGTAATCAACTGAAAGGGTGGACCGTTCCCTACCGCGATATTAAGAAAAGATTTGAAGCAGCCAAGGAATTTCTAGAAGAGGTCGATGAGGAAGACGAGCTCTATCACGACCTGGTCAAGGAGCTCCAAGAGATCGAAAAGGGACTCGAAGAGCTTGAGATCAAGAAGATGCTCTCTGGGGAGCTCGACAATAAGAGCTGCTACCTCAGTGTCAATGCAGGAGCGGGGGGAACCGAATCGTGCGACTGGGCCCAGATGCTCCTCCGGATGTACCAGAAGTGGGCCACCAAACGGGGATGGAAAGTCGAAGTCATTGAAAAGCTCGATGGAGAGGTCGCCGGCATTAAGAATGCCACTCTCCGCTTTACCGGCCCTTTTGCTTATGGCTATGCCAAAGCAGAAAAGGGGGTGCACCGCCTCGTTCGGATTTCCCCTTTCGATAGCAATGCTCGCCGCCACACCAGCTTTGTTTCGGTCGATGTGACCCCTGAGATCGAAGATGACATTCAGATTGAGATCCGTCCCGATGAGATCCGGATCGACACCTTCCGCGCCCAAGGGGCCGGGGGACAACATGTCAACACCACCGATTCAGCAGTGCGGATTACCCACATCAAAACAGGGATCGTTGTCTCCTGCCAAGGAGAGCGGAGTCAGTTGCAAAATAAAGAAACCTGTTTTAAAATGCTCCGTTCCAAGCTCTATGAAAAAGAGGTTTTGGAGCGGGAAGCCGCAGTGAAAAAGATGGGAGGGGAGAAAAAGGAAATCGCGTGGGGATCGCAGATCCGCAACTACGTCTTCCAACCCTACACCCTTGTGAAAGATACCCGGACCAAGTATGAAGAGGGAAATATCCAAGAGGTGATGGATGGAGAGATCGATGGATTTGTCAATGCCTACCTAAAGGAATTTAGTGAGTGAGCATATCTGACGAAAGTGACTACGACATCCGCTACTCGAATGAGAAAGATCACCCCTTCCTCCATAAATGGTTAGGGATGGACAGGGAGTGGTATCCCGTTTCCTCCGATAAAGATGTCGAGGGGATGAGTAAAAATTGGATCGGCTTTTACCGGTATGGAGCGAGTCTGACCGCCACCTATAAAGGGGATGTTGCAGGGATCGCCACCCTCTTTCTCATGCCTTATCGGAAGGTGATCCACCATTGCCTTCTCTACTTCATCGTCAACCCCGACCTTCGTGGACGGGGAGTGGGCTCCTCTCTCATCAAAAACATCACCCACCTCGGGCAAACCTACTTCCGCTTCGAATGGATGAACGCCGAGGTTTACGGCGGATGTCCCGCCATCCCCCTCCTAGAAAAAGCGGGCTATCAAGCGCAGTTTACCCAGGAAAAATTTATGAAAGATGAAGAGGGGAATTACCATCCACGGATCCTCTACCAAAAGGATTTTAATGGGAAATAAACCCCTTGTCACCTTTCGCCTGACCGAAGAAAAAGACCTTCCCCACTTTGTAGAGTGGCTCCTTCAACCAGGAGTTCTTGTGGGCTTTCCCATGACCGACCAGCGGGAAGTTGAAGATGCTGTCCGTCTTTGGAAGGGGTATATTGAAAAGGGGGTTTCGATCACCGCCCTCTACAAAAAAGAGCCAGTGGGTGCCGCCAATCTCTATATCCAAGATGTTAAAAAGCTTGCCCATCAAGCCCTTTTTGTCATTATCGTCGATGAAAAATATCGGGGCAAAGGGATTGGGACCCTCCTCCTCAAGGAGCTGACTAAACTGGCTCAAAAGCGAGGTGTCGAAATCATCCATCTTGAGGTGTACGAGAAGAACCCCGCCGTCCGCCTTTACGAGCGGATGGGCTTTAAAGAGTATGGAAGGCACCCCCACTATCTCAAAGATATTCAAGGAAACTACTACGACAAAATCTTAATGGAGAAAACAATCAGTGGCCGGACATAGTAAATGGGCAAATATTAAGCATAAAAAAGAGCGGGCCGATGCCAAGAAGGGGAAGATTTTTTCCCGGGTGGCCAAAGAAATTATCAGCGCTGTCAAGCAAGGGGGCCCCGACCCCAAAGCCAATACCAAGCTCCGCCTTGCCCTCCAAAAAGCCAAGGCAGCCAACGTCCCTTCCGATGTGATCGACCGGAACATTAAAAAAGCGGCCAGCGCCGACCAAGCAGACTTTACCGAGGTGACCTATGAGCTCTATGGCCATGGGGGCGTCGGGATTATCGTCGATGCGATGACCGACAACAAGAACCGGACCGCTTCCGACATGCGGATTGCAACCAATAAAAAGGGGGGAACGATCGCCTCTCCCGGCTCTGTCGCCTTTAACTTTGAGCGGAAAGGGGTGATCCAAATTGGGAAGGACCAAGGGGAGGAAGAGGAGCTCTTTATGCAGGCGACCGAAGCGGGCGCTGAC encodes:
- the gloB gene encoding hydroxyacylglutathione hydrolase, which gives rise to MTEKKTLGENQYLYQLKVLEDNYTYVISWDQNALVVDPGEGEPILKLLEEENLTLKNILITHYHDDHTGGVELLKKKTECRVIGPEDERIPDLDQSVDDGEELLFGPFSIEVFSTPGHTKPHLIYFFRDLHLLFTGDLLFTGGCGRLFEGTLEEMWNSLEKVLALPDDTAIYCGHEYTVANLEFAATVEPDNAALQKRLEEAKKKDVSVPSTLAEEKATNPFLRVQEESLQKGVNMVGQEPAAVFAHIRALKDNFSH
- a CDS encoding GNAT family N-acetyltransferase, which encodes MGNKPLVTFRLTEEKDLPHFVEWLLQPGVLVGFPMTDQREVEDAVRLWKGYIEKGVSITALYKKEPVGAANLYIQDVKKLAHQALFVIIVDEKYRGKGIGTLLLKELTKLAQKRGVEIIHLEVYEKNPAVRLYERMGFKEYGRHPHYLKDIQGNYYDKILMEKTISGRT
- the ispD gene encoding 2-C-methyl-D-erythritol 4-phosphate cytidylyltransferase; this translates as MKTVSLILLAGGRGTRMGTPIPKVFLPLKGKPIALHSFETFKAIDAIDEIVVVCPEQFQPLFPEGTLFASPGKERQDSMENGLAKTTGEIILTHDGARPFVTQEEVLKLLEEGTAVGAAALGYPAKNTVKEVDQKGFVEKTLERSSLYEMATPQLLARTVLEAGLNAANGKTFTDDVALAELVGHPVKVVMGSAQMKITTPTDLELASAL
- a CDS encoding SWIB/MDM2 domain-containing protein, translating into MAKKQANSKFMKPMKISEELAAVLGDKGPLPRTEVTKKLWAYIKKHKRQDPDNRRNIIPDEKLAKVFGGKRAINMFDMTKKVNNHLS
- a CDS encoding RDD family protein, translated to MDKAVWYYMLGEEKTGPISHEELQGMLDQGAIEPTTKVWTESLGGWQAISDLEHFNMATLDETPTVTVEKQVEYARETDEVGVRPHPWVRFWARMIDYSLFFLVLAFLIGVFDIGLGAVGSFSGMVALFLWTFIEAFFLSTVGATPGKWTLKVTVRDDNHHRLSFSEALNRSFSVWWLGMGTGLPIISLVTMIVAAVKLNNTGKTTWDRRRDVRVFHGDIGIVRTLVVILYFLCYAWAISWGQMQMMNVPQ
- a CDS encoding GNAT family N-acetyltransferase yields the protein MSISDESDYDIRYSNEKDHPFLHKWLGMDREWYPVSSDKDVEGMSKNWIGFYRYGASLTATYKGDVAGIATLFLMPYRKVIHHCLLYFIVNPDLRGRGVGSSLIKNITHLGQTYFRFEWMNAEVYGGCPAIPLLEKAGYQAQFTQEKFMKDEEGNYHPRILYQKDFNGK
- the prfB gene encoding peptide chain release factor 2 (programmed frameshift): MNEEIKNKLKDIDSRLIHMWRYLDLEVKEKEVASLEKKMEEGNFWSDNEAAQKVIAKCNQLKGWTVPYRDIKKRFEAAKEFLEEVDEEDELYHDLVKELQEIEKGLEELEIKKMLSGELDNKSCYLSVNAGAGGTESCDWAQMLLRMYQKWATKRGWKVEVIEKLDGEVAGIKNATLRFTGPFAYGYAKAEKGVHRLVRISPFDSNARRHTSFVSVDVTPEIEDDIQIEIRPDEIRIDTFRAQGAGGQHVNTTDSAVRITHIKTGIVVSCQGERSQLQNKETCFKMLRSKLYEKEVLEREAAVKKMGGEKKEIAWGSQIRNYVFQPYTLVKDTRTKYEEGNIQEVMDGEIDGFVNAYLKEFSE
- a CDS encoding UTP--glucose-1-phosphate uridylyltransferase, which codes for MNLTICDNSLIERRQKLFSILEALQKAETLEEKISALGVKKTFPWVETLEEEYLVKAAFVCGQEERLESLESLRVLESFYGILKYHYLVLTLLSTEKEEALIPKQVQELGACQSRRFRFSSLEAVPYRGDRGDAEGVKDGDAGAGKNQFLNLFGYTLRPPEGIDIRKEDEVVKKAILEGIKRQGEMAEVYPVGGAADRLELKDEKTEEGLPAARLIFLGKPLLEGVIADLQAREYLHYKFFGKQVTTPIVMMTSHVNRNHAHIRAICAQNKWFGRPEESFRFATQPLVPTFTKQGKWCLQRQGKLLLKPGGHGALWKLLDQEGVFAWLKKLGKKKMLVRQINNPMAAIDYGLLAFLGLGHAQDKAFGFASCPRLVNAHEGMNVVKVQGEEEVLTNVEYCDFEKRGIEDKPFEPGGSHSRFPSNTNILFADIEKIEEVVRKNPNPGLLVNFRKGHHYHSPNHKEPIARLETTMQNIADHFPASESYLTFNKRRKTISTTKRKSTAKGALLETPEGCYYDYMLNAHELLGAYCNMELPSFPDGTTFAKEGPPFLFSYHPALGPLYSIIGKKIRGGTLANGSELQLEIADLNIENLTLEGSLLIDATNIMGHQEEGLLRYSDQTGQCILKNVTVKNEGIDWEEEDHLFWKHEVKRRSALKVVLHGHSQFIAENVTLRGDLTLDVPHGMKMTAKEEKGRVSFIMEPLDGVS
- a CDS encoding HAD family hydrolase, giving the protein MSWILDYSPIFFDFDGLLVNTEHLHFQAYQKMLESHGVDFPWDFPSFAAVAHKSSEGLRLMIAAHAPALVEKEGWDALYEQKKGEYAKLLEKGSLEMMPGAETILEKVQEANIPHAVVTNSTRRQTEMIRQNLPILNIIPHWITREDYAEPKPAPDAYLKAIEILGKSEKMLGFEDALRGIRALERARITPVLICPPDHPQMGNVNPDLHYYSSFLEILGETKF
- the truA gene encoding tRNA pseudouridine(38-40) synthase TruA, with translation MKYKMTLSYDGTNYGGWQVQPNRITIQAVLEKVLGCPVTGSGRTDAGVHALCQVAHFSLETPPPDLNALLPPDIRVHNVVPVSNDFHARFSVKKKVYYYHFSSAPDPFNYRFKTRLPHNFDEALLKKALPLLLGTHDFSAFAGSGCGSKDPVKTLYRLDFAPEEGGFRLEFEGSGFLYKMVRNTVGTLLEVATRRRPPEGIQKILASKDRRLAGPTAPPKGLFLAKVDYY
- a CDS encoding sigma-54-dependent transcriptional regulator, whose product is MKKVLIIEKELSSRELLMGLLKGKELQLFTVEDGTGALELLKKRSFDLILSDLKGIKTLDRSNRRPLSTPLVHLSDLNDPPLKGIDHILEKPLTIQAVSTLLLKLLAGAKRKKAVIAESLAMKKILAQVAKIAKSHSNVFISGESGTGKEVIASLIHDQSPRMDHPFIRVNCAALPDTLIESEFFGHEKGAFTGALQKRIGRFERADKGTLLLDEISEIPTSLQAKLLRVVQEQEFERVGGTEAIHVDVRLVSTSNRNMKEAIGEKTFRADLYYRLNVIPIFLPPLRERKEDIVPLAKYFLAEVCERNQIPLKTLSPAAEEKLLAYAWPGNIRELRNVIEHGVVMDYSETLEDEHLLIDQKEVSDEISCVTLKELEKEHILKILEQYGGNRTQAAKVLGISVRTLRNKLNAYNF
- a CDS encoding D-Ala-D-Ala carboxypeptidase family metallohydrolase, producing the protein MKIIRLFLLLILSGLMGCSGLEQSEEKRVREQNLTIAPIQRQSDETFFALSPLTPKKKEPYPWEKRWVGSQLRITKEFFRCRGEIENAPIQIFRGSQMVYHRDCGGIERHSLPLRDGKEFIYPILIDLLNHIQAKLDRRVVITCGHRCPVHNLYADPSKGARISKHLIGAEVDFYVEGLEDRPQEVIDLLLSYYPEPLRRSSHLAPTSTLSWYNKEVGISLYLASEGRDLDNRHPYPYISIQVRHDPETGRPVQYNWHRAHNGFTKY